From Hymenobacter sedentarius, a single genomic window includes:
- a CDS encoding RNA polymerase sigma factor has translation MLHVVPSDSGPPALPELLAACRLQERVAQRRLYGQFYGYAMSICLRYARNRDQAMEAANDGFVKVFRDVARFDAARHPEDVLGSFRGWLKRIMIHTAIDHYRANERHQHQQELDDVSLNQADSGPTPLDALSYDELLALVQRLPPAYRAVFNLAVIDGFGHEEIAEQLHISVGTSKSNLFKARAHLRTMLAQCTTSEKARYVVG, from the coding sequence ATGCTGCACGTCGTCCCCTCTGATTCTGGCCCTCCGGCACTGCCGGAGCTGCTGGCTGCCTGCCGGCTGCAGGAGCGGGTGGCCCAACGCCGGCTGTACGGCCAGTTCTACGGCTATGCGATGAGCATTTGCCTGCGCTACGCCCGCAACCGCGACCAAGCCATGGAAGCGGCCAACGACGGGTTTGTGAAAGTATTCCGCGACGTGGCCCGCTTCGATGCAGCCCGCCATCCCGAAGATGTGCTGGGCTCGTTCCGCGGCTGGCTTAAGCGCATCATGATTCACACCGCCATCGACCACTACCGCGCCAACGAACGCCACCAGCACCAGCAGGAGCTCGACGATGTGTCCCTGAACCAGGCCGACAGTGGCCCCACGCCCCTCGACGCGTTGAGCTACGACGAGCTGCTGGCCCTGGTGCAGCGCCTGCCCCCGGCCTACCGGGCGGTGTTCAACCTGGCGGTGATAGACGGCTTCGGCCACGAAGAAATTGCCGAGCAGCTCCACATTTCCGTGGGCACTTCCAAATCAAACTTATTTAAGGCCCGAGCTCACTTGCGGACGATGCTGGCCCAGTGTACTACTTCTGAAAAAGCGCGCTATGTGGTCGGATAA
- the secDF gene encoding protein translocase subunit SecDF, whose protein sequence is MRNKGLIIALTVVVTALCAYFLFFTYVSRGVQQKAVAYATRDGKLNETARQHYLDSVWRAPVFGPFTYREVRQSELGLGLDLKGGMHVTLEVSPVEIVRAMSGNSKDAAFNKSLEQAQQAQKTNSGTPFTALFAQAWQQNSGGKPLATIFANTTNKSRNIDINSSNEKVIGAIDKEVEEAIDRSFNILRTRVDKFGVNQPSIQRVKGTGRLQIELPGVDNPDRVRKLLQGQAKLEFWEVWNQNEVAPYLVQLDQQLATKAAAQKAGATTAAADTSKALAGNKAAAGDSSSLAAQLAKKSAKNAADSAATSTKGGVLASLFTMPGRLGVNLRDTARMNSILRSPEAKAVLPPTLALLWSLKPTTIDKQEYLELIPVRKTRDGVPMLSGEVISDARADIGATGQPEVLMNMSPAGSRKWAKMTGANIGRQVAMVLDDYVCSAPVVQSEITGGGTSITGSFAIEDTQDLANQLKAGKLPAPTRIVEEAVVGPSLGKEAINQGLYSSLAGLLIIMIFMALYYGRAGIVADVALLFNMFLILGVLAQFGTALTLPGIAGLILVIASSVDANVLIFERVREELNHGLGLSDAVNKGYSRAFSAIFDSNVTTMLIAVILGFFGTGPVQNFAITLGIGVLTSFLSAVFVSRLIIEWLIKGNENHPMTFSTMISRNLFKNLNFDIVGKRKIAYIFSASVIILGFVLMYLQGGPNLGVDFQGGRAYVVDFNKTMVASDVADQLRPAFKGAGLEVKQYGAPNRLRVTTGYLADDESVTADKQVRAALDQGLQKFASASPQVPSASKVGATIADDIKRTSVLSLGLTLLGIFVYVLFRFEKWQYSMAAVIALFHDALLVIAAFPIARAFGVNYEMDQIFVAAVLAIIGFSMNDTVVIYDRIREYLRENPKLTFAQVVNPALNSTFSRTMITFTTVFLVVLVLYIFGGETLRSFSFTMIVGIIFGTYSSLFIATPIILDTYGKKEERERLAAGEDVTGLPGDAPKLSTANV, encoded by the coding sequence ATGCGTAATAAAGGATTAATCATCGCCCTAACCGTCGTGGTGACGGCGCTGTGCGCGTACTTCCTGTTCTTCACCTACGTCTCGCGTGGTGTGCAGCAGAAAGCCGTGGCCTACGCCACCCGCGACGGCAAGCTCAACGAAACCGCCCGCCAGCACTACCTCGACTCGGTGTGGCGCGCGCCCGTGTTTGGGCCCTTCACGTACCGCGAGGTGCGCCAGAGCGAGCTCGGCCTGGGCCTCGACCTGAAAGGCGGCATGCACGTAACGCTCGAGGTATCGCCGGTAGAAATCGTGCGGGCCATGAGCGGCAACAGCAAAGACGCCGCATTCAACAAATCGCTGGAGCAAGCCCAGCAGGCTCAGAAAACCAACTCGGGCACGCCGTTTACGGCACTGTTTGCCCAAGCCTGGCAGCAGAACTCGGGTGGCAAGCCGCTGGCTACCATCTTTGCCAACACCACCAACAAGAGCCGCAACATCGACATCAACTCGTCGAACGAAAAGGTGATTGGGGCCATCGACAAGGAAGTTGAAGAAGCCATCGACCGCTCGTTCAACATCCTGCGTACCCGCGTCGACAAGTTTGGCGTGAACCAGCCCAGCATCCAGCGCGTGAAAGGCACCGGCCGCCTCCAGATTGAGCTGCCCGGCGTCGACAACCCCGACCGCGTGCGCAAGCTGCTGCAAGGCCAAGCCAAGCTGGAGTTCTGGGAAGTATGGAACCAGAACGAAGTGGCTCCTTACCTCGTGCAGCTCGACCAGCAGCTGGCCACCAAAGCCGCCGCGCAGAAAGCCGGCGCTACCACCGCTGCTGCCGATACCTCCAAAGCCTTGGCTGGCAACAAAGCCGCCGCGGGCGACTCTTCTTCCCTGGCTGCCCAACTGGCCAAGAAATCGGCTAAGAACGCTGCTGACTCGGCCGCTACGTCGACCAAAGGCGGCGTGCTGGCCAGCCTGTTCACCATGCCCGGCCGCCTGGGTGTGAACCTGCGCGACACCGCCCGCATGAACAGCATCCTGCGTTCGCCGGAGGCCAAAGCCGTGCTGCCCCCCACCCTGGCCCTGCTCTGGAGCCTGAAGCCCACCACCATCGACAAGCAGGAGTACCTGGAGCTGATTCCGGTGCGCAAAACCCGCGACGGCGTGCCCATGCTGAGCGGCGAAGTAATCAGCGACGCCCGCGCCGACATTGGTGCTACCGGCCAGCCCGAGGTACTGATGAACATGAGCCCCGCGGGCTCGCGCAAGTGGGCCAAAATGACCGGCGCCAACATTGGCCGCCAAGTGGCCATGGTTCTCGACGACTACGTGTGCTCGGCCCCGGTGGTGCAGAGCGAGATTACGGGCGGCGGCACCAGCATCACGGGCAGCTTCGCCATTGAAGACACCCAGGACCTGGCCAACCAGCTAAAGGCTGGTAAGCTGCCCGCTCCTACCCGCATTGTGGAAGAAGCCGTAGTGGGTCCTTCGCTCGGCAAGGAAGCCATCAACCAAGGCCTATACTCGTCGCTGGCCGGCCTGCTGATTATCATGATTTTCATGGCGCTGTACTACGGCCGCGCTGGTATCGTGGCCGACGTGGCCCTGCTCTTCAACATGTTCCTGATTCTGGGCGTGCTGGCGCAGTTTGGCACGGCGCTCACGCTGCCCGGCATCGCCGGTCTGATTCTGGTAATTGCCTCGTCGGTTGACGCCAACGTACTGATTTTCGAGCGGGTGCGGGAAGAATTGAACCACGGCCTGGGCCTGTCCGATGCCGTGAACAAAGGCTACTCGCGCGCCTTCTCGGCCATCTTCGACTCCAACGTAACCACGATGCTCATTGCCGTTATCCTCGGCTTCTTCGGCACGGGCCCGGTGCAGAACTTCGCTATCACCCTTGGTATTGGCGTGCTCACCTCGTTCCTGTCGGCCGTGTTTGTGTCGCGCCTCATCATTGAGTGGCTGATTAAGGGCAACGAAAACCACCCGATGACCTTCAGCACGATGATTTCGCGCAACCTGTTCAAAAACCTGAACTTCGACATCGTGGGCAAGCGCAAAATCGCCTACATTTTCTCGGCGTCGGTTATCATCCTCGGCTTTGTGCTGATGTACCTGCAGGGCGGCCCCAACCTGGGCGTCGACTTCCAGGGCGGCCGCGCTTACGTGGTTGATTTCAACAAGACCATGGTGGCCTCCGACGTAGCCGACCAGCTCCGGCCGGCCTTCAAAGGCGCGGGCCTGGAAGTGAAGCAGTACGGTGCTCCAAACCGCCTGCGCGTGACCACCGGCTACCTGGCCGACGACGAAAGCGTAACCGCCGACAAGCAGGTGCGCGCCGCCCTGGACCAGGGCCTGCAGAAGTTTGCTTCGGCCAGCCCACAGGTTCCCTCTGCTTCGAAAGTGGGCGCTACCATCGCCGACGACATCAAGCGCACTTCGGTGCTCTCGTTGGGTCTCACGCTGCTGGGCATCTTCGTGTATGTATTGTTCCGCTTCGAGAAGTGGCAGTACTCAATGGCTGCCGTTATCGCCCTGTTTCACGATGCCTTGCTCGTGATTGCCGCCTTCCCCATTGCGCGGGCCTTCGGCGTGAACTATGAGATGGACCAGATTTTCGTGGCGGCCGTGCTGGCCATCATCGGCTTCTCGATGAACGACACGGTGGTTATCTACGACCGTATTCGGGAGTACCTGCGCGAGAACCCCAAGCTGACCTTCGCCCAGGTGGTGAACCCGGCCCTGAACTCCACCTTCTCGCGGACGATGATTACGTTCACGACGGTGTTCCTGGTGGTGCTGGTGCTGTACATTTTCGGCGGCGAAACCCTCCGTTCGTTCTCCTTCACCATGATTGTGGGCATCATCTTCGGCACGTACTCGTCGCTGTTCATCGCCACCCCGATTATCCTCGACACCTACGGCAAGAAAGAGGAGCGCGAGCGCCTCGCCGCTGGCGAAGACGTAACCGGCCTACCCGGCGACGCCCCCAAGCTGAGCACGGCCAACGTGTAA
- a CDS encoding DUF4268 domain-containing protein → MYSKAEVTQLRQAFWTAFGQYMAPVPSAEGDSTNWINYKTGIKHVYFRMQADNRRATIAIELTHPDAGIRELFYEQFVELKALLHEALGEEWSWEAEATDAVGLPYSRIYIELRPANLFNREDWPALISFFKPRIMALDAFWADAQYTFEALK, encoded by the coding sequence ATGTATAGCAAAGCAGAAGTAACCCAGCTACGCCAGGCTTTCTGGACGGCCTTTGGGCAGTACATGGCTCCGGTGCCGTCGGCCGAAGGCGATTCGACCAACTGGATAAACTACAAGACGGGCATCAAGCACGTGTACTTCCGGATGCAGGCCGACAACCGGCGCGCCACCATCGCCATTGAGCTGACGCATCCGGACGCGGGCATCCGGGAGCTCTTTTATGAGCAGTTTGTTGAGCTAAAGGCTTTGCTTCACGAAGCCTTGGGCGAGGAATGGAGCTGGGAAGCGGAAGCCACTGACGCCGTGGGCCTACCCTACAGCCGCATTTATATTGAATTGCGCCCCGCCAACCTGTTTAATCGGGAAGACTGGCCCGCGCTTATTTCTTTTTTTAAGCCCCGGATTATGGCGCTCGATGCGTTCTGGGCCGACGCGCAATACACCTTCGAAGCCCTGAAATAG
- a CDS encoding uridine kinase family protein, with the protein MHTPYLIGITGGSASGKTTFLRRLLAAFPEDQICLISQDNYYHPREKQMRDDQGVENFDLPASIDAAAYAADVLRISQGHEVRRTEYTFNNAAATPKELVFRPAPIVVVEGIFVFHFEEIAKLLDLKVYIDAQEHVKLHRRIIRDRDERGYDLADVLYRYTHHVAPTYEQFIAPYKHYADIVIPNNRHFEKGLEVLVGFLQTKVVKEV; encoded by the coding sequence ATGCACACCCCTTATCTTATTGGCATCACCGGCGGCAGCGCCTCTGGCAAAACCACGTTTCTGCGGCGGCTACTGGCGGCTTTTCCCGAAGACCAGATTTGCCTCATCTCGCAGGATAATTATTATCATCCCCGCGAAAAGCAAATGCGCGACGACCAGGGGGTGGAAAACTTTGACTTGCCCGCCAGCATCGATGCCGCGGCTTATGCCGCCGACGTGCTGCGCATCAGCCAGGGCCACGAAGTACGGCGGACGGAATACACCTTTAATAACGCGGCCGCCACGCCAAAGGAACTGGTGTTCCGGCCCGCCCCCATTGTGGTGGTAGAAGGCATCTTCGTGTTTCACTTCGAAGAAATCGCGAAGCTGCTGGACCTCAAAGTGTACATCGATGCCCAGGAACACGTGAAGCTGCACCGCCGCATTATCCGCGACCGTGACGAGCGGGGCTATGACCTGGCCGATGTGCTTTACCGCTACACCCACCACGTAGCCCCCACCTACGAGCAGTTTATTGCGCCCTACAAGCACTACGCCGATATCGTAATTCCGAACAACCGCCACTTTGAGAAAGGCCTGGAAGTGCTGGTCGGCTTTCTGCAAACCAAGGTGGTTAAAGAAGTCTAA
- the rdgB gene encoding RdgB/HAM1 family non-canonical purine NTP pyrophosphatase — MPAPTQLCFASNNAHKLDEIRPLLPPGLKLLSLADIGCHEELPETQDTLEGNARQKAEYVRQHYGVACFADDTGLEVTALNGEPGVYSARYAGPQRRAEDNVAKLLQELAGVPDRSARFRTVVALAGADGSMHEFAGEVAGYISEDLRGTGGFGYDPVFVPVEGNGRTFAEMSGAEKNLISHRARAVAGLVKFLNEG, encoded by the coding sequence ATGCCAGCTCCCACCCAGCTCTGCTTTGCATCGAACAACGCGCACAAGCTCGACGAAATCCGCCCGCTACTGCCCCCGGGCCTCAAGCTGCTGAGTTTGGCCGACATCGGCTGCCACGAAGAGCTGCCCGAAACCCAGGACACCCTGGAAGGCAATGCCCGCCAAAAAGCAGAATACGTGCGCCAGCACTACGGCGTGGCCTGCTTTGCCGACGATACCGGCCTGGAAGTAACCGCCCTCAACGGGGAGCCGGGCGTGTACTCGGCCCGCTACGCCGGCCCCCAGCGGCGGGCCGAAGACAACGTGGCCAAGCTGCTGCAAGAGCTGGCCGGCGTGCCTGACCGCTCGGCCCGTTTCCGTACGGTAGTGGCCCTGGCCGGCGCCGACGGCTCTATGCACGAGTTTGCGGGCGAAGTGGCGGGCTATATTTCGGAAGACCTGCGGGGCACGGGCGGCTTCGGCTACGACCCCGTGTTTGTGCCGGTGGAGGGCAACGGGCGCACCTTCGCCGAAATGAGCGGCGCCGAGAAGAACCTCATCAGCCACCGGGCGCGGGCCGTGGCCGGGCTGGTCAAGTTTCTAAATGAGGGGTGA
- a CDS encoding type B 50S ribosomal protein L31 — MKKETHPEYQEVVFQDTSSDFKFITRSTMKPTDTITMEDGKTYPLVKIEVSSASHPFYTGKNMFIDTAGRVEKFRSRYAKKEQNSANKE; from the coding sequence ATGAAAAAAGAGACCCACCCCGAGTATCAGGAAGTCGTGTTTCAGGACACTTCCTCGGATTTTAAGTTCATCACTCGCTCCACGATGAAGCCGACCGACACCATCACGATGGAAGACGGCAAAACGTATCCGCTGGTGAAAATCGAAGTGAGCAGCGCCTCGCATCCTTTCTACACCGGCAAGAACATGTTCATTGACACGGCCGGCCGTGTGGAGAAATTCCGCAGCCGCTACGCCAAGAAAGAGCAGAACAGCGCCAACAAAGAATAG
- a CDS encoding GlmU family protein — MHVLLFDDPAIRPHLLPFTFTRPVAALRCGILTLAEKWQYRLGVAAVGYLTQPYLQEKFPAGDVSGPALIINGAVCPDDLLVRQVQALHPGQALYCDERLVAAHVADASLVAELIQDGPPESRQVAEPVTVVTRPWHLFLFNGAEIRRDFALLTQGRTSQPISDPHTIVYGAENIFIEEGVKIRAAILNAEDGPIYLGKNSQVHEGAIIKGPLALCEGAHINAGAKMRGDNTVGPYSKVGGEVGNSILLGYANKGHDGYLGNSVIGEWCNLGADTNTSNLKNNYASVKIWSHKAHRFVDTGQTFCGLMMGDHSKCGINTMFNTGTVVGVGANIFGAGFPRTFIPSFSWGGAAGFETFKLPKVDEVAERVMARRALPYTKVEQDIMKVVFEATEADRVWEKAK, encoded by the coding sequence ATGCACGTTCTGCTTTTCGACGACCCGGCCATCCGGCCGCACTTGCTGCCGTTCACCTTCACGCGCCCCGTGGCGGCGCTGCGCTGCGGCATTCTGACGCTGGCCGAAAAATGGCAGTACCGGCTGGGCGTGGCGGCGGTGGGCTACCTCACGCAGCCTTATTTGCAGGAGAAGTTTCCGGCTGGCGACGTAAGCGGGCCAGCCCTCATCATAAACGGCGCCGTGTGCCCCGACGACCTGCTCGTCCGCCAGGTGCAGGCTTTGCACCCCGGCCAGGCCCTGTACTGCGACGAGCGCCTGGTGGCCGCCCACGTGGCCGACGCCTCGCTCGTGGCCGAGCTAATCCAGGACGGTCCGCCCGAATCCCGCCAGGTAGCCGAGCCGGTGACGGTGGTGACCCGGCCCTGGCATTTGTTTCTTTTCAACGGCGCCGAAATCCGCCGCGACTTTGCCCTCCTCACCCAGGGCCGCACGTCGCAACCCATCTCCGACCCGCACACCATCGTGTACGGGGCCGAAAACATCTTCATCGAGGAAGGTGTGAAAATCCGCGCTGCGATTCTCAACGCCGAGGATGGCCCCATTTACCTAGGCAAAAACTCACAGGTGCACGAAGGTGCCATCATCAAAGGCCCGCTGGCTTTGTGCGAAGGCGCGCACATCAACGCCGGCGCCAAAATGCGCGGCGACAACACCGTCGGCCCGTACTCCAAAGTGGGCGGCGAAGTGGGCAACAGCATTCTGTTGGGCTACGCCAACAAAGGCCACGACGGCTACCTGGGCAACTCCGTTATCGGCGAATGGTGCAACCTCGGGGCCGATACCAACACCAGCAACCTCAAGAACAACTACGCTTCCGTTAAAATATGGAGCCACAAGGCCCACCGCTTCGTGGACACCGGCCAGACCTTCTGCGGCCTGATGATGGGCGACCACAGCAAGTGCGGCATCAACACCATGTTCAACACCGGCACAGTGGTGGGCGTGGGCGCCAATATTTTTGGGGCGGGCTTCCCGCGCACGTTTATCCCGAGCTTCAGCTGGGGCGGCGCGGCCGGGTTCGAGACCTTCAAACTGCCCAAGGTGGACGAAGTAGCCGAACGGGTGATGGCCCGCCGCGCGCTGCCCTACACCAAAGTTGAGCAGGATATTATGAAGGTGGTTTTTGAAGCGACGGAAGCGGATAGGGTTTGGGAAAAGGCTAAATAG
- a CDS encoding ATP-binding protein: MTFAEIPNQIAVKQLLRQSVQRQHVAHAQLFRGSEGGAALALALAYAQYLNCEARAADAEDSCGHCPACTKTAKLAHPDLNFIVPVTTTKTVTKDAVSNKFMAEWRSFVLDNPYQGLNDWMQHIGAENKQGNISKDEAVQILKLVRLKAFEARFKIVILWLPELMHPAAANAVLKLLEEPPPATIFLLVSHAPEQLLPTIISRVQPVVVRPFSEDDITTFLQERHHVPEAKARQVAQLANGSLGAALASRDTNADHDYFEFFRDWMRLCFNFGSKAGDILKKSEEFQKLGRENQKELLAYSLGLVRKVLLFGIDPKFVPHLAGGEQQFVIGFAKFVTPRNADLLAKELTDAHYHIERNANPRMVFVDSSLRLGGQLRLAQG; encoded by the coding sequence ATGACCTTCGCCGAAATCCCCAACCAAATTGCTGTGAAACAGCTGCTGCGCCAGTCGGTGCAGCGGCAGCACGTGGCGCATGCCCAGCTTTTTCGGGGTAGCGAGGGCGGCGCGGCGCTGGCCCTGGCCCTAGCCTACGCGCAGTATTTGAACTGCGAAGCGCGCGCTGCTGATGCCGAGGACAGCTGTGGCCACTGCCCGGCCTGCACCAAAACGGCCAAGCTGGCCCACCCCGACCTGAACTTCATTGTGCCCGTGACCACCACCAAAACGGTGACCAAGGACGCGGTGAGCAACAAGTTTATGGCCGAGTGGCGCTCCTTCGTGCTCGACAACCCCTACCAGGGCCTCAACGACTGGATGCAGCACATCGGGGCCGAAAACAAGCAGGGCAACATCTCCAAGGACGAAGCCGTGCAAATCCTGAAGCTGGTGAGGCTGAAGGCTTTTGAGGCCCGTTTCAAAATCGTCATTCTGTGGCTGCCCGAGCTGATGCACCCCGCCGCGGCCAACGCCGTGCTCAAGCTGCTGGAAGAGCCACCGCCCGCCACCATCTTCCTGCTGGTGAGCCACGCCCCCGAGCAGCTGCTGCCCACTATCATCAGCCGGGTGCAGCCGGTGGTGGTGCGCCCGTTTTCGGAAGACGACATCACCACCTTTCTCCAGGAGCGCCACCACGTGCCCGAGGCCAAGGCCCGCCAGGTAGCCCAACTGGCCAATGGCAGCCTGGGCGCCGCTTTGGCCAGCCGCGACACCAACGCCGACCACGACTATTTCGAGTTTTTCCGCGACTGGATGCGGCTGTGCTTCAACTTTGGCAGCAAAGCCGGGGACATTCTGAAGAAAAGCGAAGAGTTTCAGAAGCTGGGCCGTGAAAACCAAAAGGAGCTGCTGGCCTACTCCTTGGGCCTGGTGCGCAAGGTTTTGCTGTTCGGCATCGACCCCAAGTTCGTACCGCATCTAGCCGGGGGCGAGCAGCAGTTTGTCATCGGCTTCGCCAAGTTTGTGACGCCGCGCAACGCCGATTTGCTGGCCAAGGAGCTCACCGACGCCCACTACCACATCGAGCGCAACGCCAATCCCCGCATGGTGTTCGTCGACAGCTCGCTTCGGCTGGGCGGTCAGCTGCGCTTGGCCCAAGGCTAG
- the hemC gene encoding hydroxymethylbilane synthase, with the protein MTSPIRLATRGSRLALWQAEHVANLLHNAGFATEIVPMQTTGDAVQDRSLAKIGSKGVFTEELEESLRRGETHLAVHSAKDVQSSIPPDLELLAFLEREQVNDVVLSFNEHFELNKSGIVLGTSSTRRKAQLRRFYPGATTAEARGNLQTRIRKLEEGQYDGLVLAYAGVHRMGYDHLVRHTLPTSQFVPATGQGSIAIECLAGLAQDLKAQLKAALDHPATHTCLAAERAFLHTMEGGCSIPSFALATLEGNGAVRLHGGLISLDGEEYVEEIQWADVADARALGVSVADAVLARGGREILASIREHRG; encoded by the coding sequence ATGACCAGTCCCATTCGCCTCGCTACCCGCGGCAGCCGCCTCGCCCTCTGGCAGGCCGAACACGTGGCCAACCTGCTCCATAATGCCGGGTTCGCCACCGAAATCGTGCCCATGCAAACCACCGGCGACGCCGTGCAGGACCGCTCATTGGCCAAAATTGGTTCGAAAGGAGTCTTTACCGAAGAGTTGGAAGAAAGCCTCCGCCGGGGCGAAACCCACTTGGCCGTGCACTCGGCCAAAGACGTGCAAAGCAGCATTCCGCCCGACCTGGAGCTGCTGGCTTTCCTGGAGCGCGAGCAGGTAAACGACGTGGTATTGAGCTTTAACGAGCATTTTGAGCTCAATAAGTCCGGCATCGTGCTGGGCACGAGCAGCACCCGCCGCAAAGCCCAGCTGCGCCGGTTTTACCCCGGCGCCACCACGGCCGAGGCCCGCGGCAACCTCCAAACCCGCATCCGCAAGCTGGAAGAAGGCCAGTACGATGGGCTGGTGCTGGCCTACGCCGGCGTGCACCGCATGGGCTACGACCATCTGGTGCGCCACACCCTGCCCACCTCCCAGTTTGTGCCCGCTACGGGCCAGGGCAGCATCGCCATCGAGTGCCTGGCCGGGCTAGCTCAAGACCTGAAAGCCCAACTCAAAGCCGCCCTCGACCACCCGGCCACCCATACGTGCCTGGCGGCCGAGCGTGCCTTCCTGCATACCATGGAAGGCGGGTGCAGCATCCCCTCTTTTGCGCTGGCCACGCTGGAAGGCAACGGCGCGGTGCGCCTGCACGGCGGCCTCATCAGCCTCGATGGCGAGGAATACGTGGAGGAAATTCAGTGGGCCGACGTAGCCGATGCCCGCGCGCTGGGCGTATCGGTAGCCGATGCGGTGCTGGCCCGGGGCGGCCGCGAAATTCTGGCCAGCATCCGCGAGCACCGGGGATAG
- a CDS encoding peptidylprolyl isomerase → MKHNIYCLAWALLALLWVASPAFAADKPGKHPKKSSKDEVVTISTSQGIIRVILFEDTPLHKANFLQKAKSGFYNGTTFHRVIPDFMIQGGDANSKDADPSNDGLGQANEGTVPAEFVAGHQHNYGALAAARQGDFANPQRASSISQFYLVENHEGTHFLDGQYTVFGQTIQGLDVIDKIAKMPRDGRNRPTADIKMTMKVEKLKRKKIAKLYGYTYL, encoded by the coding sequence ATGAAACACAACATCTATTGCCTGGCATGGGCGCTGCTGGCGCTGCTCTGGGTGGCCAGCCCTGCTTTCGCCGCCGATAAGCCCGGTAAGCACCCCAAAAAAAGCAGTAAGGACGAGGTGGTCACCATCAGCACTTCGCAGGGCATTATCCGCGTTATTCTGTTTGAGGATACCCCGCTGCACAAGGCCAATTTTCTGCAAAAAGCAAAAAGCGGCTTCTACAACGGCACCACCTTCCACCGCGTCATCCCCGACTTTATGATTCAGGGCGGCGATGCCAACTCCAAGGACGCCGACCCAAGCAATGACGGCCTGGGCCAAGCCAACGAAGGCACGGTACCCGCTGAGTTTGTAGCAGGCCACCAGCACAACTACGGTGCCTTGGCTGCTGCCCGCCAGGGCGACTTCGCCAACCCGCAGCGCGCCAGCAGCATATCGCAGTTTTATTTGGTGGAAAACCACGAGGGCACCCATTTTCTCGACGGCCAGTATACCGTTTTTGGCCAGACCATCCAGGGATTGGACGTCATCGACAAAATTGCCAAAATGCCCCGCGACGGCCGCAACCGGCCCACCGCCGACATCAAGATGACCATGAAAGTGGAGAAACTGAAGCGGAAGAAAATCGCCAAGCTCTACGGCTATACCTACCTGTAA